The following proteins come from a genomic window of Miscanthus floridulus cultivar M001 chromosome 2, ASM1932011v1, whole genome shotgun sequence:
- the LOC136537186 gene encoding uncharacterized protein: protein MRTWLESHVRFGVSRLGPGSSWGGRASADPGRVLAGGRRRGALAVGGAGRGGVRGLARRRGRAGGVEGCRAGGVRGLAAVRGRAGGVGGAGRGGVWGLAAGGGGPGRRGGRGVETGEREREQRRRVRAASGAGAGAEAARAGG, encoded by the coding sequence atgagaacCTGGCTGGAGTCGCACGTCAGATTTGGGGTGAGCCGTCTGGGGCCTGGCAGCTCCTGGGGCGGGCGGGCGTCGGCAGATCCTGGCCGGGTGTtggcgggcgggcggcgccggGGGGCCCTGGCCGTCGGAGGGGCTGGGCGGGGCGGCGTCCGGGGCCTGGCCCGCCGGAGGGGCAGGGCGGGCGGCGTCGAAGGGTGCCGGGCGGGCGGCGTCCGGGGCCTGGCTGCCGTGAGGGGCAGGGCGGGCGGCGTCGGAGGGGCCGGGCGGGGCGGCGTCTGGGGCCTGGCCGCCGGAGGGGGCGGGCCTGGCCGCCGGGGGGGCAGGGGTGTGGAGACGGGCGAGCGGGAGCGCGAGCAGAGGCGGCGCGTGCGGGCGGCGTctggagcgggagcgggagcagAGGCGGCGCGTGCGGGCGGGTGA